A genomic stretch from Heliangelus exortis chromosome 23, bHelExo1.hap1, whole genome shotgun sequence includes:
- the CFAP74 gene encoding cilia- and flagella-associated protein 74 isoform X3, whose amino-acid sequence MEDSEITYFGEEQNSFLPFLEEEEEEDKADSFPNLKEHREEYELEEELAGGGTMGNEETSEGAGDKSDSSMESLEHNLSDINNTQAMKSTERTRISALQRNIKELNNTAKEKELALKKVREQQSACRLRIETLAKQLECADTEIEKEEEAGNVPAVSRLRAMRRRLCAELELERDFELKIALTLKESMLEKWHIETKQGKYELLHEEMNKSKEELERQYQEQAKVRIWKEKTAALQVEEKQRSRGKKEEEADKEYEKRHKKMHEDAKRNHEKAICFLRKSMARINEKNAEEEAKSREHMERRMQAVLSLKTSITSNREKLQTLQAWKKAMALEAKKQEVKRREAVLAEGGNVAKEIFLRERLLKHEKEKQAFREHQKLRKIEIVSRILQEKASIHKQKRSQSCAKEVKGGGKPGSSLLWRMRTWQYIEKTCTPSAAAWPQIQVPSQKSWCPPKASSSSGERRASVGETSEKKPHEVFCESGEDEDKGDKILIEPELPEPLSQDYGLQEISEEVDAKQLATKVVGKERFERKTEEFQTGIHKQRVSGRELKGCAFYSKPSCIHFKDFDVGQIYKKKIVLINASYSVNYCRLVGTSEWLKDFISIHFDPPGKIAAGMSCEVVVMFKPKVDETLEGEVLFMEQTGSFSVPLKCTAKRCILALDKELIDFGSHVVGETISQTIKLTNSGALGARFKVQMSAGDSTTCRATAKSSEGMITQHFSESVSEKKVSNSPVTSVEENDQIYPDHGAGLTSCAAQRMEPQLSNGSTEQLGQDALNSRSDQNADNADNLVQLSPEETPVEIMLGKVTEGEIGPFSSVKLEVLFVPAVPGDVQAEFVITFDNSSCKPLCFSATGVSADVPVWVSNPNIDLKICMYDRLYQDCLVIHSRAKTMLRLKFEVCKELSKHMELLPKTAFIQAQSSFSAQLRFLPRNSLPEDAGSYFNRETRVLEVPATILIVDKAKKVNFTVHAIVTTSDLEISPAQINFGYCTIYEGVKASVTLTNKSILPQEFGFVRLPEFVEIQPNDGFGILLPLESLTLDVIFKAIKAKEYSFELTCKSEINRQFKLSCKAIGVHPPLELSHSLVQFAATALSGVSTATLYVINSHVSVNPFTHPVPRIGNGEVAPVGPTSFEFQVPEDCPVTIVPSVGTVLPGEKSWIQVSFRPVLPDQLIREEAAQMLCRAAATEAEVQKMEKNGKREGNKLHVSMTRQQPPRQLESNRGTKSRKPSLDSSEQPKSEELKPDSDAYLAAQAFLMRNFRGRFEKYIIPCLVASGHTDEKKGSEGLSCSPYNTLYLELHCPAVAPSVVVTSDNGKNTVSFGDVAVGHRVTKHVTIQNICPEKLELKFSVLNPNGPFLLLRPVRMLEPGEAKTFIISFAPDGNKWFFETLDIWTAKTNLTLSVTGQGMPASMVCSVGEVLDMGYVVAREKGTSTFQIQNTCMVTLKFSLQLDSFSSRDEDQQRIPSFISSALQGTELVGTQHYNDLSAFSIFPSEGEIVAGKTQECVVTFSPDRESLYYSACIRVVLFGKEVVHVFHLKGAAIDHPMFVEGGIPLDVPIESLVEALPVSLQEAGKELQGPPVKSILLVLEYMVGKSSPVPAMTELKVGAIQSAQFPSKKPVKFTLDGLPLLRKKGFSVEPGKGSLKPGEVKRIGVSWVPPADCPVDEPLLVTALLTLQGVVKESYQILFMAKVVSACDPTE is encoded by the exons AATACGAGCTTGAAGAAGAGTTGGCTGGTGGTGGCACGATGGGAAACGAGGAGACttctgaaggagctggagaCAAATCTGATTCAAGCAT GGAAAGCTTGGAACATAATTTGAGTGACATTAACAACACTCAGGCTATGAAGAGTACAGAGAGAACTCGCATATCAGCCTTACAGAGGAACATAAAAGAGCTCAACAACACAGCCAAAGAAAAGGAACTTGCACTCAAAAAAGTCAG agagcagcagagtgCCTGTCGGCTGCGGATCGAGACGCTGGCAAAGCAGCTGGAGTGTGCAGACACTGAAatagagaaagaggaggaggctggcaATGT CCCAGCCGTGTCCCGCCTTCGGGCAATGCGCAGGCGGCTCTGCGCTGAActggagctggagagggattttGAGCTGAAAATTGCTTTGACACTAAAGGAAAGCAT GCTTGAGAAGTGGCACATAGAAACTAAGCAGGGAAAATATGAACTACTCCACGAAGAAATGAACAAATCTAAGGAGGAGCTAGAGAGGCAATACCAAGAACAAGCCAAAGTGAggatctggaaggaaaaaacagcagctctgcaagtggaagaaaaacagCGCTCCAGAGGAAA aaaagaagaggaagccgataaagaatatgaaaaaaggcataaaaaaatgcatgaagatGCCAAAAGGAACCATGAAAAAGCAATCTGCTTCCTGAGAAAAAGCATGGCAAG gattaatgaaaaaaatgcagaggaagaagcaaaaaGCCGGGAGCATATGGAGAGAAGGATGCAAGCTGTGCTCTCCCTGAAAACCAGCATCACTTCCAACAGG GAAAAACTCCAGACTCTCCAGGCTTGGAAGAAAGCAATGGCCCTTGAAGCAAAGAAGCAGGAGGTGAAAAGGAGAGAAGCTGTCCTGGCAGAAGGAGGCAATGTTGCCAAGGAAATTTTTCTCCGTGAACGCCTGCTAAAgcatgaaaaagagaagca AGCTTTTAGAGAACaccaaaaattaagaaaaattgaGATTGTATCTCgaattttacaagaaaaagcTTCCATTCACAAGCAGAAAAGAAGTCAGTCTTGTGCTAAGGAAGTTAAGGGTGGTGGCAAACCTGGGAGTTCTTTACTGTGGAGAATGAGAACGTGGCAATACATTGAGAAGACCTGCACACCTTCAGCTGCAGCTTGGCCACAG ATTCAGGTTCCTTCACAAAAGTCATGGTGCCCTCCAAAAGCTTCTTCCTCATCTGGTGAGAGAAGAGCATCTGTAGGAgagacttctgaaaaaaaacctcatgaaGTGTTCTGTGAAAGTGGTGAAGATGAGGATAAGGGGGACAAAATCCTCATAGAACCAGAACTGCCTGAACCTTTGAGTCAGGACTATGGCTTGCAAGAG ATATCTGAAGAAGTGGATGCAAAGCAGCTGGCTACGAAGGTagtgggaaaagaaagatttgagagaaaaacagaggaattCCAGACTGGAATTCACAAGCAAAGAGTGTCTGGTCGTGAGTTGAAGGGATGTGCTTTCTACAGCAAACCCAGCTGCATTCATTTCAAG GATTTTGATGTTGGTCAAATCTACAAAAAGAAGATTGTTTTGATAAATGCATCCTACAGTGTTAATTACTGCAGACTAGTGGGAACCAGTGAGTGGCTCAAGGACTTCATCAGTATCCA TTTTGATCCACCTGGCAAAATAGCTGCTGGAATGTCCTGTGAAGTAGTGGTTATGTTTAAGCCAAAG gTAGATGAAACTCTGGAAGGAGAAGTCCTGTTTATGGAACAGACAGgttctttttctgttccattGAAGTGTACAGCCAAGAGATGCATT CTGGCACTAGATAAAGAGCTCATTGACTTTGGCAGCCATGTGGTGGGAGAGACAATTTCACAGACCATCAAGCTGACAAACAGTGGAGCTTTGGGAGCAAGATTCAAAGTTCAGATGTCAGCAGGTGACAGTACTACATGCAGAGCAACAGCAAAATCTTCTGAAGGAATG ATTACTCAACATTTCAGTGAGTCTGTCTCTGAAAAGAAAGTCAGCAATAGTCCTGTGACATCTGTAGAAGAGAATGACCAAATTTATCCTGACCATGGTGCAGGACTGACCTCCTGTGCAGCCCAGAGGATGGAGCCACAGCTCAGCAATGGTTCCACAG aacaACTTGGTCAAGATGCACTGAATTCCAGATCAGACCAAAATGCAGATAATGCAGATAATTTAGTGCAACTTTCTCCTGAAGAAACACCAGTTGAAATTATGCTTGGAAAG GTTACTGAAGGTGAAATCGGACCCTTCAGCTCAGTCAAACTTGAGGTTTTATTTGTCCCAGCTGTCCCTGGGGATGTGCAGGCAGAGTTTGTGATCACATTTGACAACTCCAGCTGCAAACCA CTGTGCTTCAGTGCCACCGGGGTCTCAGCTGATGTGCCAGTCTGGGTGTCCAACCCCAACATCGATTTAAAGATCTGTATGTATGACCGGCTGTACCAGGACTGCCTTGTCATTCACAGCAG AGCAAAAACCATGCTACGTTTGAAGTTTGAAGTCTGCAAAGAACTGAGCAAGCACATGGAGCTGCTTCCCAAAACAGCTTTCATTCAAGCTCAGTCATCCTTCAGTGCACAACTGAGGTTTCTGCCAAG GAACTCTCTTCCTGAAGATGCAGGGAGCTATTTTAACAGAGAGACAAGAGTTCTGGAAGTTCCAGCCACAATACTGATTGTGGATAAG gctaaaaaagttaattttactGTCCATGCAATTGTCACTACTTCTGATTTGGAAATCAGTCCAGCACAAATCAATTTTGGATACTGCACCATCTATGAAGGTGTGAAGGCAAGTGTCACCCTAACCAACAAATCCATCTTGCCACAGGAGTTTGGATTTGTGAGACTGCCAGAG TTTGTTGAAATCCAGCCCAATGATGGATTTGGAATTCTTCTTCCCCTTGAAAGCCTAACATTGGATGTAATCTTTAAAGCTATCAAGGCAAAAGAGTACAGCTTTGAACTAACCTGCAAGTCAGAGATTAATAG acAATTCAAGCTGTCATGCAAAGCAATTGGAGTCCACCCACCTCTTGAGCTGTCTCATTCCTTAGTTCAGTTTGCTGCAACAGCTCTAAGTGGTGTGTCTACAGCAACACTGTATGTGATTAATTCCCATGTGAGTGTCAACCCCTTTACTCATCCTGTCCCAAGAATTGGCAACGGGGAAGTTGCCCCTGTTGGACCCACTTCATTTGAATTCCAAGTGCCAGAAGATTGTCCAGTGACAATTGTACCTTCTGTTGGAActgtgctgcctggggag AAAAGCTGGATTCAAGTGTCCTTCAGACCAGTGTTGCCAGATCAGCTAAtcagagaagaggcagctcagatgctttgcagagcagctgcaacAGAGGCAGAAGTACAA aaaatggagaaaaatgggaagagagagggaaataaaTTGCATGTCTCCATGACCAGACAGCAGCCTCCCAGACAGCTGGAAAGCAACAGAGGCACCAAATCTAGAAAGCCTTCCCTAGATAGTTCTGAGCAACCCAAATCCGAAGAGCTAAAACCTGA TTCTGATGCTTATCTGGCAGCCCAGGCTTTCCTGATGAGGAATTTCCGTGGGAGGTTTGAAAAATACATCATCCCATGCCTTGTTGCAAGTGGACACACTGATGAAAAGAAAGGCTCTGAAGGCCTAAGCTGCAG CCCTTACAACACCTTGTACTTGGAGTTGCACTGTCCAGCTGTAGCACCATCTGTTGTGGTCACTTCAGATAATGGAAAAAACACAGTCAGTTTTGGGGATGTTGCTGTAG GCCACAGAGTGACCAAGCACGTTACGATACAGAATATCtgtccagagaagctggaa CTAAAATTCTCAGTTCTGAACCCCAATGGTCCCTTCCTGTTGCTCAGACCAGTTCGAATGCTTGAGCCAGGGGAAGCAAAAACATTCATCATCTCCTTTGCTCCAGATGGGAATAAATGG TTTTTTGAAACACTGGACATCTGGACAGCAAAAACCAACCTGACCCTGAGTGTCACTGGTCAGGGGATGCCAGCATCCATGGTGTGCTCTGTGGGAGAAGTCCTTGATATGGGATATGTCGTAGCCAGAGAGAAAGGGACATCCACATTCCAG ATACAGAACACCTGCATGGTGACCCTGAAATTCTCTCTACAACTGGATTCATTTTCATCAAGGGATGAAGATCAGCAGAGAATTCCATCCTTtatcagctctgctttgcaagGAACTGAGCTTGTTG GAACACAGCACTATAATGACTTAAGTGCATTCAGCATCTTCCCATCAGAAGGAGAAATTGTTGCTGGGAAGACTCAGGAATGTGTTGTTACTTTCAGTCCTGATCGTGAAAGTCTGTACTACTCTGCCTGTATCAGGGTTGTGCTCTTTGGCAAG GAAGTGGTCCATGTGTTCCACCTGAAGGGTGCAGCAATAGATCACCCCATGTTTGTGGAAGGGGGGATTCCCCTGGATGTGCCCATCGAGTCCTTGGTTGAGGCATTACCTGTGTcactgcaggaagcaggaaaag AGCTACAAGGACCACCAGTGAAGTCCATTCTCCTTGTTCTGGAATACATGGTTGGAAAGAGTTCTCCAGTGCCAGCGATGACAGAGCTGAAAGTTGGAGCTATACAGTCAGCTCAGTTTCCATCTAAGAAG CCGGTGAAGTTCACTCTGGACGGGCTCCCTCTCCTGCGGAAGAAAGGATTCTCGGTTGAGCCCGGGAAGGGATCCCTGAAGCCCGGGGAAGTCAAACGCATCGGTGTTTCTTGGGTGCCACCTGCTGACTGTCCC GTCGATGAACCTCTGCTTGTGACAGCCCTCCTGACCCTACAAGGTGTTGTTAAGGAATCTTATCAAATCCTCTTCATGGCAAAAGTTGTGTCTGCATGTGATCCCACTGAGTGA
- the CFAP74 gene encoding cilia- and flagella-associated protein 74 isoform X2, protein MRGLPGQEAAEPQSCSPLPSVWAPQPGCFERNTSMEDSEITYFGEEQNSFLPFLEEEEEEDKADSFPNLKEHREEYELEEELAGGGTMGNEETSEGAGDKSDSSMESLEHNLSDINNTQAMKSTERTRISALQRNIKELNNTAKEKELALKKVREQQSACRLRIETLAKQLECADTEIEKEEEAGNVPAVSRLRAMRRRLCAELELERDFELKIALTLKESMLEKWHIETKQGKYELLHEEMNKSKEELERQYQEQAKVRIWKEKTAALQVEEKQRSRGKKEEEADKEYEKRHKKMHEDAKRNHEKAICFLRKSMARINEKNAEEEAKSREHMERRMQAVLSLKTSITSNREKLQTLQAWKKAMALEAKKQEVKRREAVLAEGGNVAKEIFLRERLLKHEKEKQAFREHQKLRKIEIVSRILQEKASIHKQKRSQSCAKEVKGGGKPGSSLLWRMRTWQYIEKTCTPSAAAWPQIQVPSQKSWCPPKASSSSGERRASVGETSEKKPHEVFCESGEDEDKGDKILIEPELPEPLSQDYGLQEISEEVDAKQLATKVVGKERFERKTEEFQTGIHKQRVSGRELKGCAFYSKPSCIHFKDFDVGQIYKKKIVLINASYSVNYCRLVGTSEWLKDFISIHFDPPGKIAAGMSCEVVVMFKPKVDETLEGEVLFMEQTGSFSVPLKCTAKRCILALDKELIDFGSHVVGETISQTIKLTNSGALGARFKVQMSAGDSTTCRATAKSSEGMITQHFSESVSEKKVSNSPVTSVEENDQIYPDHGAGLTSCAAQRMEPQLSNGSTEQLGQDALNSRSDQNADNADNLVQLSPEETPVEIMLGKVTEGEIGPFSSVKLEVLFVPAVPGDVQAEFVITFDNSSCKPLCFSATGVSADVPVWVSNPNIDLKICMYDRLYQDCLVIHSRAKTMLRLKFEVCKELSKHMELLPKTAFIQAQSSFSAQLRFLPRNSLPEDAGSYFNRETRVLEVPATILIVDKAKKVNFTVHAIVTTSDLEISPAQINFGYCTIYEGVKASVTLTNKSILPQEFGFVRLPEFVEIQPNDGFGILLPLESLTLDVIFKAIKAKEYSFELTCKSEINRQFKLSCKAIGVHPPLELSHSLVQFAATALSGVSTATLYVINSHVSVNPFTHPVPRIGNGEVAPVGPTSFEFQVPEDCPVTIVPSVGTVLPGEKSWIQVSFRPVLPDQLIREEAAQMLCRAAATEAEVQKMEKNGKREGNKLHVSMTRQQPPRQLESNRGTKSRKPSLDSSEQPKSEELKPDSDAYLAAQAFLMRNFRGRFEKYIIPCLVASGHTDEKKGSEGLSCSPYNTLYLELHCPAVAPSVVVTSDNGKNTVSFGDVAVGHRVTKHVTIQNICPEKLELKFSVLNPNGPFLLLRPVRMLEPGEAKTFIISFAPDGNKWFFETLDIWTAKTNLTLSVTGQGMPASMVCSVGEVLDMGYVVAREKGTSTFQIQNTCMVTLKFSLQLDSFSSRDEDQQRIPSFISSALQGTELVGTQHYNDLSAFSIFPSEGEIVAGKTQECVVTFSPDRESLYYSACIRVVLFGKEVVHVFHLKGAAIDHPMFVEGGIPLDVPIESLVEALPVSLQEAGKELQGPPVKSILLVLEYMVGKSSPVPAMTELKVGAIQSAQFPSKKPVKFTLDGLPLLRKKGFSVEPGKGSLKPGEVKRIGVSWVPPADCPVDEPLLVTALLTLQGVVKESYQILFMAKVVSACDPTE, encoded by the exons AATACGAGCTTGAAGAAGAGTTGGCTGGTGGTGGCACGATGGGAAACGAGGAGACttctgaaggagctggagaCAAATCTGATTCAAGCAT GGAAAGCTTGGAACATAATTTGAGTGACATTAACAACACTCAGGCTATGAAGAGTACAGAGAGAACTCGCATATCAGCCTTACAGAGGAACATAAAAGAGCTCAACAACACAGCCAAAGAAAAGGAACTTGCACTCAAAAAAGTCAG agagcagcagagtgCCTGTCGGCTGCGGATCGAGACGCTGGCAAAGCAGCTGGAGTGTGCAGACACTGAAatagagaaagaggaggaggctggcaATGT CCCAGCCGTGTCCCGCCTTCGGGCAATGCGCAGGCGGCTCTGCGCTGAActggagctggagagggattttGAGCTGAAAATTGCTTTGACACTAAAGGAAAGCAT GCTTGAGAAGTGGCACATAGAAACTAAGCAGGGAAAATATGAACTACTCCACGAAGAAATGAACAAATCTAAGGAGGAGCTAGAGAGGCAATACCAAGAACAAGCCAAAGTGAggatctggaaggaaaaaacagcagctctgcaagtggaagaaaaacagCGCTCCAGAGGAAA aaaagaagaggaagccgataaagaatatgaaaaaaggcataaaaaaatgcatgaagatGCCAAAAGGAACCATGAAAAAGCAATCTGCTTCCTGAGAAAAAGCATGGCAAG gattaatgaaaaaaatgcagaggaagaagcaaaaaGCCGGGAGCATATGGAGAGAAGGATGCAAGCTGTGCTCTCCCTGAAAACCAGCATCACTTCCAACAGG GAAAAACTCCAGACTCTCCAGGCTTGGAAGAAAGCAATGGCCCTTGAAGCAAAGAAGCAGGAGGTGAAAAGGAGAGAAGCTGTCCTGGCAGAAGGAGGCAATGTTGCCAAGGAAATTTTTCTCCGTGAACGCCTGCTAAAgcatgaaaaagagaagca AGCTTTTAGAGAACaccaaaaattaagaaaaattgaGATTGTATCTCgaattttacaagaaaaagcTTCCATTCACAAGCAGAAAAGAAGTCAGTCTTGTGCTAAGGAAGTTAAGGGTGGTGGCAAACCTGGGAGTTCTTTACTGTGGAGAATGAGAACGTGGCAATACATTGAGAAGACCTGCACACCTTCAGCTGCAGCTTGGCCACAG ATTCAGGTTCCTTCACAAAAGTCATGGTGCCCTCCAAAAGCTTCTTCCTCATCTGGTGAGAGAAGAGCATCTGTAGGAgagacttctgaaaaaaaacctcatgaaGTGTTCTGTGAAAGTGGTGAAGATGAGGATAAGGGGGACAAAATCCTCATAGAACCAGAACTGCCTGAACCTTTGAGTCAGGACTATGGCTTGCAAGAG ATATCTGAAGAAGTGGATGCAAAGCAGCTGGCTACGAAGGTagtgggaaaagaaagatttgagagaaaaacagaggaattCCAGACTGGAATTCACAAGCAAAGAGTGTCTGGTCGTGAGTTGAAGGGATGTGCTTTCTACAGCAAACCCAGCTGCATTCATTTCAAG GATTTTGATGTTGGTCAAATCTACAAAAAGAAGATTGTTTTGATAAATGCATCCTACAGTGTTAATTACTGCAGACTAGTGGGAACCAGTGAGTGGCTCAAGGACTTCATCAGTATCCA TTTTGATCCACCTGGCAAAATAGCTGCTGGAATGTCCTGTGAAGTAGTGGTTATGTTTAAGCCAAAG gTAGATGAAACTCTGGAAGGAGAAGTCCTGTTTATGGAACAGACAGgttctttttctgttccattGAAGTGTACAGCCAAGAGATGCATT CTGGCACTAGATAAAGAGCTCATTGACTTTGGCAGCCATGTGGTGGGAGAGACAATTTCACAGACCATCAAGCTGACAAACAGTGGAGCTTTGGGAGCAAGATTCAAAGTTCAGATGTCAGCAGGTGACAGTACTACATGCAGAGCAACAGCAAAATCTTCTGAAGGAATG ATTACTCAACATTTCAGTGAGTCTGTCTCTGAAAAGAAAGTCAGCAATAGTCCTGTGACATCTGTAGAAGAGAATGACCAAATTTATCCTGACCATGGTGCAGGACTGACCTCCTGTGCAGCCCAGAGGATGGAGCCACAGCTCAGCAATGGTTCCACAG aacaACTTGGTCAAGATGCACTGAATTCCAGATCAGACCAAAATGCAGATAATGCAGATAATTTAGTGCAACTTTCTCCTGAAGAAACACCAGTTGAAATTATGCTTGGAAAG GTTACTGAAGGTGAAATCGGACCCTTCAGCTCAGTCAAACTTGAGGTTTTATTTGTCCCAGCTGTCCCTGGGGATGTGCAGGCAGAGTTTGTGATCACATTTGACAACTCCAGCTGCAAACCA CTGTGCTTCAGTGCCACCGGGGTCTCAGCTGATGTGCCAGTCTGGGTGTCCAACCCCAACATCGATTTAAAGATCTGTATGTATGACCGGCTGTACCAGGACTGCCTTGTCATTCACAGCAG AGCAAAAACCATGCTACGTTTGAAGTTTGAAGTCTGCAAAGAACTGAGCAAGCACATGGAGCTGCTTCCCAAAACAGCTTTCATTCAAGCTCAGTCATCCTTCAGTGCACAACTGAGGTTTCTGCCAAG GAACTCTCTTCCTGAAGATGCAGGGAGCTATTTTAACAGAGAGACAAGAGTTCTGGAAGTTCCAGCCACAATACTGATTGTGGATAAG gctaaaaaagttaattttactGTCCATGCAATTGTCACTACTTCTGATTTGGAAATCAGTCCAGCACAAATCAATTTTGGATACTGCACCATCTATGAAGGTGTGAAGGCAAGTGTCACCCTAACCAACAAATCCATCTTGCCACAGGAGTTTGGATTTGTGAGACTGCCAGAG TTTGTTGAAATCCAGCCCAATGATGGATTTGGAATTCTTCTTCCCCTTGAAAGCCTAACATTGGATGTAATCTTTAAAGCTATCAAGGCAAAAGAGTACAGCTTTGAACTAACCTGCAAGTCAGAGATTAATAG acAATTCAAGCTGTCATGCAAAGCAATTGGAGTCCACCCACCTCTTGAGCTGTCTCATTCCTTAGTTCAGTTTGCTGCAACAGCTCTAAGTGGTGTGTCTACAGCAACACTGTATGTGATTAATTCCCATGTGAGTGTCAACCCCTTTACTCATCCTGTCCCAAGAATTGGCAACGGGGAAGTTGCCCCTGTTGGACCCACTTCATTTGAATTCCAAGTGCCAGAAGATTGTCCAGTGACAATTGTACCTTCTGTTGGAActgtgctgcctggggag AAAAGCTGGATTCAAGTGTCCTTCAGACCAGTGTTGCCAGATCAGCTAAtcagagaagaggcagctcagatgctttgcagagcagctgcaacAGAGGCAGAAGTACAA aaaatggagaaaaatgggaagagagagggaaataaaTTGCATGTCTCCATGACCAGACAGCAGCCTCCCAGACAGCTGGAAAGCAACAGAGGCACCAAATCTAGAAAGCCTTCCCTAGATAGTTCTGAGCAACCCAAATCCGAAGAGCTAAAACCTGA TTCTGATGCTTATCTGGCAGCCCAGGCTTTCCTGATGAGGAATTTCCGTGGGAGGTTTGAAAAATACATCATCCCATGCCTTGTTGCAAGTGGACACACTGATGAAAAGAAAGGCTCTGAAGGCCTAAGCTGCAG CCCTTACAACACCTTGTACTTGGAGTTGCACTGTCCAGCTGTAGCACCATCTGTTGTGGTCACTTCAGATAATGGAAAAAACACAGTCAGTTTTGGGGATGTTGCTGTAG GCCACAGAGTGACCAAGCACGTTACGATACAGAATATCtgtccagagaagctggaa CTAAAATTCTCAGTTCTGAACCCCAATGGTCCCTTCCTGTTGCTCAGACCAGTTCGAATGCTTGAGCCAGGGGAAGCAAAAACATTCATCATCTCCTTTGCTCCAGATGGGAATAAATGG TTTTTTGAAACACTGGACATCTGGACAGCAAAAACCAACCTGACCCTGAGTGTCACTGGTCAGGGGATGCCAGCATCCATGGTGTGCTCTGTGGGAGAAGTCCTTGATATGGGATATGTCGTAGCCAGAGAGAAAGGGACATCCACATTCCAG ATACAGAACACCTGCATGGTGACCCTGAAATTCTCTCTACAACTGGATTCATTTTCATCAAGGGATGAAGATCAGCAGAGAATTCCATCCTTtatcagctctgctttgcaagGAACTGAGCTTGTTG GAACACAGCACTATAATGACTTAAGTGCATTCAGCATCTTCCCATCAGAAGGAGAAATTGTTGCTGGGAAGACTCAGGAATGTGTTGTTACTTTCAGTCCTGATCGTGAAAGTCTGTACTACTCTGCCTGTATCAGGGTTGTGCTCTTTGGCAAG GAAGTGGTCCATGTGTTCCACCTGAAGGGTGCAGCAATAGATCACCCCATGTTTGTGGAAGGGGGGATTCCCCTGGATGTGCCCATCGAGTCCTTGGTTGAGGCATTACCTGTGTcactgcaggaagcaggaaaag AGCTACAAGGACCACCAGTGAAGTCCATTCTCCTTGTTCTGGAATACATGGTTGGAAAGAGTTCTCCAGTGCCAGCGATGACAGAGCTGAAAGTTGGAGCTATACAGTCAGCTCAGTTTCCATCTAAGAAG CCGGTGAAGTTCACTCTGGACGGGCTCCCTCTCCTGCGGAAGAAAGGATTCTCGGTTGAGCCCGGGAAGGGATCCCTGAAGCCCGGGGAAGTCAAACGCATCGGTGTTTCTTGGGTGCCACCTGCTGACTGTCCC GTCGATGAACCTCTGCTTGTGACAGCCCTCCTGACCCTACAAGGTGTTGTTAAGGAATCTTATCAAATCCTCTTCATGGCAAAAGTTGTGTCTGCATGTGATCCCACTGAGTGA